The Streptomyces sp. TG1A-8 genome has a window encoding:
- a CDS encoding IS5 family transposase (programmed frameshift): MIWGCEVARPKPWEVDDELWAVIEPLLPKVERRARHPGRKRHPDRLVFQGILFVLHTGISWEHLPQELGFGSGMTCWRRLAEWTGAGVWPRLHEVLLAKLRSANALDFSRAAVDGSHIRAPKGGPKTGRSPVDRGRTGSKHHLITDATGIPLAATLTGGNRNDVTQLIPLLEAIPPVRGKRGRPRRRPDVVLGDRGYDHDKYRRLVRDLGVKPLIARRGTEHGSGLGTQRWVVERAFAHLHWFRRLRIRWEIRDDIHEAFLTLGCALICWRRLTSLR; the protein is encoded by the exons ATGATCTGGGGGTGCGAAGTGGCACGGCCGAAGCCGTGGGAAGTCGATGACGAGCTGTGGGCGGTGATCGAACCGCTGCTGCCCAAGGTCGAGCGTCGGGCCCGGCACCCAGGGCGCAAGCGGCATCCGGACCGGCTGGTGTTCCAGGGCATCCTGTTCGTCCTGCACACCGGGATCTCCTGGGAACACCTGCCGCAGGAACTCGGCTTCGGCTCGGGCATGACCTGCTGGCGACGCCTGGCCGAGTGGACCGGGGCCGGCGTGTGGCCCCGACTGCACGAGGTCCTCCTTGCCAAGCTCCGCAGCGCGAACGCCCTGGACTTCTCCCGAGCGGCCGTCGACGGCTCCCACATCCGCGCGC CTAAAGGGGGTCCCAAGACCGGACGAAGCCCTGTTGACCGGGGCAGAACCGGCAGCAAGCACCACCTGATCACCGACGCCACCGGCATCCCGCTCGCCGCCACGCTGACCGGCGGCAACCGCAACGACGTCACCCAGCTGATCCCTCTGCTGGAGGCGATACCGCCGGTGCGGGGCAAGCGAGGCCGGCCCCGACGCCGCCCGGACGTGGTGCTGGGCGACCGCGGCTACGACCACGACAAGTACCGCCGGCTCGTCCGGGACCTGGGCGTGAAGCCACTGATCGCCCGACGCGGCACCGAACACGGCTCCGGACTTGGCACCCAACGCTGGGTCGTGGAACGCGCATTCGCCCACCTGCACTGGTTCCGCCGTCTGCGGATCCGCTGGGAGATCCGCGACGACATCCACGAAGCCTTCCTCACCCTCGGATGCGCGCTCATCTGCTGGAGGCGCCTGACGTCATTGCGATAG
- a CDS encoding dTDP-glucose 4,6-dehydratase, with product MRLLVTGGAGFIGSHYVHHVLSTSDDRVTVLDALTYAGSLENLGPALQSDRLEFVEGDILDRVLVEDLVKTHDAVVHLAAESHVDRSFLAGGHFLTVNVLGTQLLLDAARRHGLEKFVHVSTDEVYGPLPEGAATEDAPLRPTVPYAASKAASDLVALSAHATHRVPVCVTRSSNNYGPHQHPEKVIPRFATRLLKGERVGLHGRGEHIRNWIHVSDNAAGIDLVLRHGTPGEVYNLGGGTDLSGRQLTEHILRACGAGWDRVDFVPDRPSNDLRYAMTWAKAARLGYAPRRAFEEALVETIDWYRANPDRWASLHRDAESPVPRVLMPRPALSV from the coding sequence ATGCGTCTACTTGTCACCGGCGGCGCCGGTTTCATCGGATCGCACTACGTCCACCACGTCCTGTCCACCTCCGACGACCGCGTGACGGTCCTGGACGCCCTCACCTACGCCGGCTCCCTGGAGAACCTGGGACCGGCGCTCCAGTCGGACCGGCTGGAGTTCGTCGAGGGCGACATCCTGGACCGTGTTCTGGTCGAGGACCTGGTGAAGACGCACGACGCGGTGGTGCACCTCGCGGCCGAGTCGCACGTGGACCGCTCATTCCTGGCCGGCGGCCACTTCCTCACCGTGAACGTCCTGGGCACCCAGCTCCTCCTGGACGCCGCCCGCCGCCACGGGCTGGAAAAGTTCGTGCACGTCTCCACCGACGAGGTCTACGGGCCGCTGCCCGAGGGCGCCGCGACGGAGGACGCCCCGCTGAGGCCCACCGTGCCGTACGCGGCGTCGAAGGCCGCGAGCGATCTGGTGGCCCTGTCCGCCCACGCCACTCACCGCGTGCCGGTATGCGTCACCCGTTCCTCGAACAACTACGGCCCCCATCAGCACCCGGAGAAAGTCATCCCGCGCTTTGCGACCAGGCTGCTCAAGGGCGAGCGGGTCGGGCTGCACGGCCGCGGCGAACACATCCGCAACTGGATCCACGTCAGCGACAACGCGGCCGGCATCGACCTCGTCCTGCGCCACGGCACGCCCGGCGAGGTCTACAACCTGGGCGGCGGCACCGACCTCAGCGGCCGACAGCTCACCGAGCACATTCTGCGTGCCTGCGGCGCGGGATGGGACCGCGTCGACTTCGTCCCCGACCGCCCGTCCAACGACCTGCGCTACGCCATGACCTGGGCCAAGGCCGCGCGGCTGGGGTATGCCCCGCGCCGCGCCTTCGAAGAGGCACTTGTGGAGACCATCGACTGGTACCGGGCCAACCCCGACCGGTGGGCGTCCCTGCACCGCGACGCCGAATCCCCCGTGCCCCGCGTCCTGATGCCCCGCCCGGCCCTGTCGGTGTGA
- a CDS encoding DegT/DnrJ/EryC1/StrS aminotransferase family protein: protein MPLSNTGAPPASVRHNARPYLHGPETTAMVRAVEAGQYGHGPQADLFERELADYLDVDDVVAVSSATVGIHLALQACGVGPGTEVIVPSQTFAATIQPIVALGAAPRFIDHAPDTLCIEPAAVQEAITPATRAVLPVLYGGRPVDLTAIAPGLRRRNIHIIEDAAQAFGSRRTKGPATTVYSFGPIKQLTALVGGAIVPRTSEEAEALRQMRSLGITSSQADRIRTTTYTVQGPGLRGVMPDVNAAVGRVQLARFDEVATRRITLWNAYAQALHGAPGITLVDVGGDTVPFNCVVRVPGRDRIHQIMRDRGIGVGVHYPPNHLQPAFARWTRPLPVTERTAREILSLPFHPAMTPDDARWTATALLETLTKRSP, encoded by the coding sequence ATGCCCCTTTCGAACACCGGCGCCCCACCCGCCTCGGTGCGCCACAACGCGCGCCCCTACCTACACGGCCCGGAAACCACTGCCATGGTGCGGGCCGTGGAAGCCGGGCAGTACGGCCACGGCCCCCAGGCGGACCTGTTCGAACGCGAGCTCGCCGACTACCTGGATGTGGACGACGTTGTAGCCGTCTCCTCCGCCACCGTGGGCATCCACCTCGCGCTCCAGGCGTGCGGTGTCGGCCCGGGCACTGAGGTGATCGTCCCCTCCCAGACGTTCGCCGCGACGATCCAGCCTATCGTGGCCCTGGGCGCCGCCCCCCGCTTCATCGACCACGCCCCCGACACCCTGTGCATAGAGCCGGCAGCCGTACAGGAGGCGATCACCCCGGCTACGCGGGCGGTCCTGCCGGTCCTCTACGGCGGGCGGCCGGTCGATCTCACCGCCATCGCCCCCGGACTTCGGCGCCGGAACATCCACATCATCGAGGACGCCGCGCAGGCGTTCGGATCCCGGCGGACGAAAGGGCCGGCCACGACCGTCTACTCCTTCGGGCCGATCAAGCAGCTGACGGCCCTGGTCGGCGGGGCGATCGTGCCGCGCACCAGCGAGGAAGCCGAGGCCCTGCGCCAGATGCGCTCCCTCGGCATCACCAGCTCCCAGGCCGACCGCATACGCACCACGACCTACACCGTGCAGGGGCCCGGCCTGCGCGGCGTCATGCCGGACGTCAACGCGGCGGTCGGCCGCGTCCAGCTGGCACGGTTCGACGAGGTCGCGACCCGGCGGATCACCCTGTGGAACGCATACGCGCAAGCCCTCCACGGCGCCCCCGGCATCACCCTCGTCGACGTCGGAGGCGACACCGTGCCATTCAACTGCGTGGTCCGCGTACCGGGCCGCGACCGCATCCATCAGATCATGCGGGACAGGGGCATCGGCGTGGGCGTCCACTACCCGCCCAACCACCTGCAACCCGCCTTCGCCCGGTGGACTCGGCCCCTACCCGTCACCGAGCGGACCGCCCGGGAAATCCTCAGCCTGCCCTTCCACCCGGCCATGACCCCCGACGACGCCCGATGGACGGCCACCGCCCTCCTCGAAACCCTGACCAAGAGGAGTCCTTGA
- a CDS encoding sporulation protein, translated as MAGLAGRRIGRDDVDALWHAAALARKQDARFGGGNWRTSAIARTLSVQAAPMLRGTYSDEIGRGLFTAVAELSRAVGWAAVDMGNHQSAQRHLTHALRLARLAGDVQSGCYVLSTMALQTFLAGYPAEAADMAEGAYERARHLAAPRVLAFAKLAQARAHARAGHAQDAGAALHRAETLLDQIRAEDDPPWLGYFTHARLASDAVEIHRDLALPQAALRWSREAGAMSKDQFTRAVGLRTAVVGATYMQAGEVEAGIGSGHQAMDILAPLQSVRARAYVADLLAAGGRWKRHPGIKELALRANREMRVPLPA; from the coding sequence GTGGCCGGTCTGGCAGGCCGCCGGATCGGCCGCGACGATGTCGACGCGCTGTGGCACGCCGCTGCGCTCGCCAGGAAGCAGGACGCCCGGTTCGGCGGCGGGAACTGGCGCACCAGCGCCATCGCCAGAACCCTGAGTGTGCAGGCGGCCCCCATGCTGCGCGGCACCTACTCGGACGAAATCGGCCGAGGACTGTTCACAGCGGTCGCGGAGCTCTCACGAGCAGTGGGCTGGGCAGCCGTGGACATGGGCAACCACCAAAGCGCCCAGCGGCACCTGACGCACGCCCTCCGGCTCGCGCGGCTGGCCGGCGACGTGCAGAGCGGATGCTACGTGCTGTCCACGATGGCCCTGCAGACGTTCCTCGCCGGTTACCCCGCGGAAGCCGCCGACATGGCAGAAGGCGCCTACGAGCGGGCCCGCCATCTCGCGGCGCCACGCGTGCTCGCCTTTGCGAAACTGGCGCAGGCCCGCGCGCACGCCCGCGCAGGGCACGCCCAGGACGCCGGCGCGGCACTCCACCGGGCCGAAACACTGCTGGACCAGATCCGTGCCGAGGATGATCCGCCGTGGCTCGGGTACTTCACGCACGCCCGCCTCGCCTCCGACGCCGTCGAAATCCACCGCGATCTCGCCCTGCCGCAGGCCGCGCTGCGCTGGAGCCGTGAAGCGGGCGCCATGAGCAAGGACCAGTTCACCCGGGCCGTGGGGCTGCGCACCGCTGTGGTGGGGGCCACGTACATGCAGGCCGGAGAGGTGGAGGCGGGCATCGGCAGCGGGCATCAGGCCATGGACATCCTCGCCCCCCTCCAGTCCGTCCGCGCCCGGGCCTACGTGGCGGATCTGCTGGCCGCGGGCGGCCGGTGGAAGCGCCACCCGGGCATCAAGGAGTTGGCCCTGCGCGCGAACCGGGAGATGCGCGTGCCTCTGCCCGCCTGA
- a CDS encoding ATP-grasp domain-containing protein, translated as MLCELVADPIVQQRITGQEFSADCLVDRDGRASVILRRRLLVHGGMSMVASTFYHEQATQLVKATLTAIGAAGPCDVQGFITADHPDPVVITEVNHRLGAGFRLSEAAGADLIGQTLNGLFGAPVNHHSLAYRPDVHLTKYVAELSTQPRPQQPWRSHP; from the coding sequence GTGCTGTGCGAGCTGGTCGCGGACCCGATCGTGCAGCAGCGCATCACCGGGCAGGAGTTCAGCGCGGACTGCCTGGTGGACCGCGACGGCCGCGCCTCCGTCATCCTGCGCCGCAGGCTCCTGGTCCACGGCGGCATGTCGATGGTCGCCTCCACCTTCTACCACGAGCAGGCGACACAGCTGGTCAAAGCCACCCTCACGGCGATCGGAGCCGCCGGCCCCTGCGACGTGCAGGGGTTCATCACCGCCGACCACCCCGACCCTGTCGTGATCACCGAAGTCAATCACCGTCTCGGCGCCGGGTTCCGCCTCAGCGAAGCCGCCGGCGCCGACCTGATCGGCCAGACCCTCAACGGACTCTTCGGCGCACCCGTGAACCATCACAGCCTGGCCTACCGGCCCGACGTCCACCTCACCAAGTACGTCGCCGAGCTGTCCACCCAGCCCAGGCCCCAGCAGCCATGGAGGAGCCACCCGTGA
- the dpgB gene encoding enoyl-CoA-hydratase DpgB codes for MRGETGWAGEVLEVDIDGRMGLTAALVAAVRGVCDRAEDHQAAVVVLRTRGGGGAPGAFFPDIALLTKWESVLRRLERLPAASVAAMWGPCAGVALDAALAADYRIAHPTVELVPCVASGDVWPGMTLYRMSRLSQRAVVRRAVLFGEPVGVDEALAAGLVDEVAEKPAADPGRLVERLTGVWGPDLAIRRELLRGSAAEFEGALGGHLAACDRVLRRRADFA; via the coding sequence ATGCGGGGGGAGACCGGGTGGGCCGGTGAGGTGCTGGAAGTCGACATCGACGGGAGGATGGGGCTGACCGCGGCGTTGGTCGCGGCTGTCCGTGGGGTCTGCGACCGGGCTGAGGACCACCAGGCGGCCGTCGTCGTGTTGCGGACCCGGGGAGGTGGTGGCGCCCCTGGCGCCTTCTTCCCGGACATCGCTCTGCTCACGAAGTGGGAGAGCGTGCTGCGGCGGCTGGAGCGGCTCCCGGCCGCCTCGGTGGCGGCGATGTGGGGGCCGTGTGCCGGAGTCGCGCTGGACGCGGCGCTGGCGGCGGACTACCGCATCGCGCATCCGACGGTGGAGTTGGTGCCTTGCGTGGCGTCCGGTGACGTCTGGCCGGGGATGACGCTTTACCGGATGAGTCGCCTGTCTCAGCGGGCCGTGGTGCGGCGGGCGGTGCTGTTCGGTGAGCCGGTGGGAGTGGACGAGGCCCTCGCGGCAGGTCTCGTGGACGAGGTGGCGGAGAAACCAGCGGCTGACCCGGGCCGGCTCGTTGAGCGGCTGACCGGTGTGTGGGGCCCGGACCTCGCGATCCGGCGGGAGTTGCTGCGGGGCAGTGCGGCCGAGTTCGAGGGAGCCCTCGGCGGGCACCTGGCGGCCTGCGACCGTGTACTGCGCCGCCGGGCGGACTTTGCCTGA
- a CDS encoding NF041680 family putative transposase, which yields MSLLHHVVRQDPFAELSRFRGEFYSCLTRRADALFELADAVLCADGPVRSLVELSLVGEHRRGHGGLYDALAAGRMDIARLRRALAVVPLPRAADGRLVLAADITCWLRPDAYTSPQRILCHTYGRGKDQHIPVPGWPYSVICALETGRSSWTAPLDALRLAPGDDAATVTARQMRELIERLMEAGQWKDGDPEILIVVDAGYDVPRLAHLLKDLPVQVLGRMRSDRVLRRAAPPREPGTRGRPPRHGGEFVFGDPATWNTPDAATVTETRLYGTATARAWDRLHPRLTHRSAWVSQLGALPVIEGTVIRLQVEYLPSGATPKPVWLWWSGTDATDTQVDLLWQVFLRRFDIEHTFRLFKQTLGWTCPKIRTPEAADRWTWLILAVYTQLRLARPLAADLRRPWEKPSPPNRLTPARVRRDFRHLRPQAACPARAPKSSRPGPGRPPGRKNTRPTPRYDVHTVRKPGTTKQRTKKSTTPRPRRTG from the coding sequence ATGAGTCTGCTGCATCACGTCGTCCGGCAGGATCCGTTTGCGGAACTGTCACGCTTCCGGGGCGAGTTCTACTCCTGTCTGACCAGGCGTGCGGACGCGTTGTTCGAGCTGGCGGATGCCGTGTTGTGTGCGGATGGTCCGGTCCGGTCGCTGGTGGAACTGTCGCTGGTGGGCGAGCATCGCCGCGGACACGGCGGGCTGTATGACGCCCTGGCCGCGGGTCGGATGGACATTGCTCGGCTGCGGCGGGCCCTTGCCGTGGTGCCGCTGCCGAGGGCGGCGGACGGCCGACTGGTGCTGGCCGCCGACATCACCTGCTGGTTGCGGCCCGACGCGTACACCTCACCGCAGCGGATCCTGTGTCACACCTACGGGCGTGGCAAGGACCAGCACATTCCCGTTCCCGGCTGGCCGTATTCGGTGATCTGCGCGCTCGAGACAGGCCGCAGTTCCTGGACCGCGCCGCTGGACGCGCTGCGTCTGGCACCGGGGGACGACGCCGCCACCGTCACCGCCCGGCAGATGCGCGAGCTCATCGAGCGGCTGATGGAGGCCGGGCAGTGGAAGGACGGCGACCCGGAGATCCTGATCGTGGTGGACGCCGGATACGACGTGCCCCGCCTGGCCCACCTGCTCAAGGACCTGCCGGTGCAGGTACTGGGCCGGATGCGCTCGGACCGCGTCCTGCGCCGGGCGGCCCCGCCCCGCGAGCCGGGCACCCGGGGTCGTCCGCCCCGCCACGGCGGCGAGTTCGTCTTCGGCGATCCGGCCACCTGGAACACTCCCGATGCGGCGACGGTGACCGAGACCCGCCTGTATGGCACGGCAACCGCCAGGGCCTGGGACCGGCTCCACCCCAGGCTGACTCACCGCTCTGCGTGGGTCTCCCAGCTGGGCGCGCTGCCGGTCATCGAGGGCACTGTGATCCGTCTGCAGGTCGAGTACCTGCCCAGCGGCGCGACGCCGAAGCCGGTGTGGTTGTGGTGGTCCGGCACCGATGCCACCGACACTCAAGTCGACCTGCTCTGGCAGGTCTTCCTGCGCCGCTTCGACATCGAGCACACGTTCCGGCTGTTCAAGCAGACGCTGGGCTGGACCTGCCCGAAGATCCGTACTCCTGAAGCGGCTGACCGGTGGACCTGGCTGATCCTCGCCGTCTACACCCAGCTGCGGCTGGCCCGGCCGCTGGCGGCCGACCTGCGCCGGCCGTGGGAGAAGCCGAGCCCGCCGAACAGGCTCACCCCGGCCCGCGTCCGCCGCGACTTTCGGCACCTGCGCCCGCAGGCAGCATGCCCCGCCAGAGCACCGAAATCCTCCCGCCCCGGCCCGGGACGACCACCTGGCCGCAAGAACACCCGGCCCACCCCGCGCTACGACGTGCACACCGTCCGCAAACCAGGCACTACGAAACAGCGAACGAAGAAGTCAACAACCCCACGACCCCGCCGCACAGGTTAA
- a CDS encoding IS4 family transposase — MPRPGQVKPETDERLSDRIAVGLLTRSFPPELVDRVVAECGRSGQRNRLLPPRVVVYFVLAMCLFSGQGYEEVARLLTHRLAWAKRWSGSWQVPTTAAISRARAKLGPQPLKDLFAQVARPLATQTTRGAFYGRWRLMAVDGTVFDVPDSQENAVHFGRPKTHRTQRCAYPQVRVVALAECGTHAITAAALGPCTTSEPVLARELFGHLGEGDLLLADRGFTGLELWRAASAGGADLLWRIRAHQVLPVREELPDGSYLSEIVAAKDHRKRTDPEAVRVIEYTLEDPGRPGQDVPYRLITTVLDPDAAPATELAALYHQRWEFENALDELKTHQRGPTQVLRSRSPQGVEQEVWAHMLVHHAIRTLMHDAAGQVGLDPDRLSFTRTIRLARRQVTAQAAFSP; from the coding sequence ATGCCGCGGCCGGGTCAGGTGAAGCCGGAGACGGACGAGCGGTTGTCGGATCGCATTGCGGTCGGGCTGCTGACGCGGTCGTTTCCGCCGGAGTTGGTGGATCGGGTGGTGGCCGAGTGCGGGAGGTCCGGGCAGCGCAACCGGCTGCTGCCGCCGCGTGTGGTGGTCTACTTCGTGCTGGCGATGTGCTTGTTCTCCGGCCAGGGCTATGAAGAGGTCGCCCGGCTGCTGACGCATAGGCTGGCCTGGGCGAAACGTTGGTCGGGGTCATGGCAGGTGCCGACGACAGCGGCGATCTCGAGAGCGCGCGCAAAACTCGGCCCACAACCGCTGAAGGATCTGTTCGCTCAGGTGGCCCGGCCGTTGGCGACGCAGACGACCCGAGGTGCCTTCTACGGCCGGTGGCGGCTGATGGCCGTCGACGGCACGGTCTTCGACGTTCCGGACAGCCAGGAGAACGCGGTGCACTTCGGGCGCCCGAAGACTCACCGTACCCAGCGGTGTGCGTACCCTCAGGTGCGAGTGGTCGCGCTGGCCGAGTGCGGCACCCACGCCATCACCGCCGCGGCGCTCGGTCCGTGCACCACGTCCGAACCAGTACTGGCCCGCGAACTCTTCGGCCACCTGGGCGAAGGTGATCTGCTGCTGGCCGACCGCGGCTTCACCGGCCTGGAGCTGTGGCGGGCGGCTTCGGCCGGCGGTGCGGACCTGCTCTGGCGCATCCGTGCCCACCAGGTGCTGCCAGTCCGCGAAGAGCTGCCCGACGGTTCATACCTGTCAGAGATCGTCGCGGCCAAAGACCACCGCAAGCGGACCGACCCGGAGGCGGTGCGGGTGATCGAGTACACCCTGGAGGACCCCGGACGGCCCGGACAGGACGTCCCTTACCGGCTGATCACCACGGTCCTCGACCCTGATGCCGCCCCGGCCACCGAACTGGCCGCCCTCTACCACCAGCGCTGGGAGTTCGAGAACGCGCTGGACGAGCTGAAGACCCACCAGCGCGGACCCACCCAGGTCCTGCGGTCCCGCTCGCCCCAAGGCGTTGAGCAGGAGGTCTGGGCACACATGCTGGTCCACCACGCCATCCGCACCCTGATGCACGACGCCGCTGGGCAGGTCGGCCTCGACCCCGACCGGCTCTCCTTCACCCGCACCATCCGACTCGCCCGCCGCCAGGTCACCGCGCAGGCGGCCTTTTCCCCCTGA
- a CDS encoding NUDIX domain-containing protein codes for MSSRTDLRTVLDSYLARHPTESTRLADVAAALDAVHNTPDPLPVTCSAVVVDRARRILHTSSVPAGPGLPGAKLRRGDRSPLATALRAVHDQTGIPPGDLCLTPQHLRTPIDIAPGPGATSRAPDAPIADLRFAFHLAHTPSTAARWQPTADTALAELKAKVSGLDGQTPPLNASALIYNSRGEYLLHLRDMRDGIWAPGCWALLGGGHEPGDRTPQDTILRELAEEAGIVPQRLEAFLDEEVRDEDGLTVPVRIFTALWEGDPAQLPLTEGVMLAWFPPATMPRLRLGGETLELVQRHARVCTVSGVTPELEATVDD; via the coding sequence GTGTCCAGCCGAACCGATCTGCGTACCGTTCTCGACTCGTACCTGGCCCGCCACCCCACCGAGAGCACCCGCCTGGCCGACGTGGCCGCCGCCCTCGACGCCGTACACAACACGCCAGACCCGCTGCCGGTGACGTGCAGCGCCGTCGTTGTCGACCGCGCCCGCCGCATCCTGCACACGTCCAGCGTTCCCGCCGGACCCGGCCTGCCAGGCGCAAAACTCCGGCGCGGGGACCGCAGCCCACTGGCCACCGCCCTGCGCGCCGTACACGACCAAACCGGCATCCCCCCCGGCGACCTCTGCCTCACCCCGCAGCACCTCCGCACCCCCATCGACATCGCACCGGGCCCCGGCGCGACCAGCCGGGCACCCGACGCACCGATCGCCGATCTCCGCTTCGCGTTCCACCTCGCCCACACACCCAGCACCGCAGCGCGCTGGCAGCCCACAGCGGATACCGCCCTTGCGGAGCTGAAGGCCAAGGTGAGCGGTCTGGACGGACAGACACCCCCGCTGAACGCCTCGGCGCTGATCTACAACTCCCGCGGCGAGTACCTGCTGCACCTGCGTGACATGCGGGACGGCATCTGGGCTCCGGGGTGCTGGGCCCTGCTCGGCGGCGGCCACGAACCCGGCGACCGCACCCCGCAGGACACGATCCTGCGAGAACTGGCGGAGGAAGCGGGCATCGTTCCCCAGCGGCTGGAGGCGTTCCTGGACGAAGAGGTCCGCGACGAAGACGGCCTGACCGTCCCGGTCCGAATCTTCACCGCGCTCTGGGAAGGCGACCCCGCCCAGCTTCCTCTGACGGAGGGTGTGATGCTCGCCTGGTTCCCCCCGGCCACCATGCCCCGCCTCCGTCTCGGCGGAGAAACCCTCGAGCTGGTCCAACGCCACGCACGGGTCTGTACGGTGAGCGGTGTAACTCCCGAGCTAGAAGCGACAGTTGATGACTGA
- a CDS encoding GNAT family N-acetyltransferase: protein MTHPLPAHLTGTGLALRPFSPEDEPLLTQALGDAEILRWATGAHLHRLPADERAAQWLRTRLAAWSDGVPDFAIADPGTGELTGYIGLRRIHNGNAEVGSWIAPWARGRGLAADALLTAAGWALAPTTRGGLGLHRIALHHSTGNPASCTVATKAGLLLEGTMRQATTDHTGTRYDSHLHARLASDPDPRERVPTPS from the coding sequence GTGACGCACCCACTGCCCGCCCATCTGACCGGCACCGGGCTGGCGCTGCGCCCGTTCTCCCCCGAAGACGAGCCGCTCCTCACCCAAGCCCTCGGTGACGCCGAGATCCTCCGCTGGGCCACTGGGGCGCACCTGCACCGCCTCCCCGCCGACGAACGAGCCGCCCAGTGGCTGCGCACCCGCCTGGCGGCCTGGAGCGACGGCGTCCCCGACTTCGCCATCGCCGATCCTGGCACCGGCGAGCTCACCGGCTACATCGGCCTGCGCCGCATCCACAACGGCAACGCCGAGGTCGGCAGCTGGATCGCGCCGTGGGCCCGCGGCCGGGGCCTCGCAGCGGACGCCCTGCTGACCGCGGCCGGATGGGCCCTGGCCCCCACCACCCGCGGCGGCCTGGGGCTCCACCGCATCGCTCTGCACCACTCCACCGGCAACCCGGCCTCGTGCACCGTCGCAACCAAGGCCGGGCTCCTGCTGGAAGGCACCATGCGACAGGCCACCACCGACCACACCGGCACCCGCTACGACTCCCACCTCCACGCCCGTCTGGCCAGCGACCCCGACCCCCGCGAGCGCGTTCCCACCCCGTCGTGA
- a CDS encoding IS701 family transposase: protein MEGMSEAACWAGELELVFARVAGRFTRADLRWRMRDYVRGLLGRATRKNGWQLAEWAGHRTPDGFQRLLNSSVWDADALRDDVRAYVAERLGPGGVLIIDDTGFIKKGTTSAGVSRQYTGTSGKIDNCQIGVFAAYATSSGRALVDRELYLPKAWTSDRDRCRAAKIPDGRGFATKGELARDIVRRCLAAGLPASWVTADEAYGQDWHFRRLLEQTGVGYVVAVPKSQQIKSLAGIWRIDHLIDEAPDDAWQRLSCGDGAKGPRIYDWAGAKLPANIIFDPDPPTHHRWVMARRSLSDPEDVAYYLAYAPVGVEIAELVRIAGSRWAIEECFQAAKNECGLDEYEVRRYVGWYRHITLAMLAHAVLAALAAQAQAGGEAKGAAETDQPPSRSPWQRSGGSWTLSCPTHEPTAIPSPTH, encoded by the coding sequence ATGGAGGGGATGAGTGAAGCCGCTTGCTGGGCCGGCGAGTTGGAGTTGGTGTTCGCTCGGGTGGCGGGCAGGTTCACTCGGGCGGATCTGCGGTGGCGGATGCGGGACTACGTCCGTGGTCTGCTGGGGCGGGCGACACGCAAGAACGGCTGGCAGCTTGCGGAATGGGCAGGTCACCGCACTCCGGACGGCTTTCAGCGGCTGCTGAACAGCAGTGTCTGGGACGCGGACGCCCTGCGTGACGACGTCCGTGCCTACGTCGCCGAACGGCTCGGACCGGGCGGTGTGCTGATCATCGACGACACGGGATTCATCAAGAAGGGCACCACCTCAGCCGGGGTCAGTCGGCAGTACACCGGCACCTCAGGAAAGATCGACAACTGTCAGATCGGCGTGTTCGCCGCCTACGCCACCAGCTCAGGCCGGGCCTTGGTGGACCGGGAGCTCTACCTGCCCAAAGCCTGGACGTCCGACCGTGACCGCTGCCGGGCGGCCAAGATCCCCGACGGGCGAGGCTTTGCGACCAAGGGGGAACTGGCCCGGGACATCGTCCGCCGCTGCCTGGCCGCCGGCCTGCCGGCGTCGTGGGTGACCGCGGATGAGGCCTACGGGCAGGACTGGCACTTCCGCCGCCTGCTCGAGCAGACGGGCGTCGGCTACGTGGTGGCGGTGCCCAAGTCCCAGCAGATCAAGTCCCTGGCCGGCATCTGGCGCATCGACCATCTCATCGATGAAGCACCCGATGATGCCTGGCAGCGGCTGTCCTGCGGCGATGGGGCGAAGGGCCCGCGGATCTACGACTGGGCCGGGGCCAAGTTGCCCGCCAACATCATCTTCGATCCGGATCCGCCGACCCATCACCGGTGGGTGATGGCCCGCCGCAGCCTGTCCGACCCCGAAGATGTGGCCTACTACCTGGCCTACGCACCCGTGGGTGTCGAGATCGCCGAGCTGGTCCGCATCGCCGGCTCCCGCTGGGCGATCGAGGAGTGCTTCCAGGCCGCGAAGAACGAGTGCGGCCTGGACGAGTACGAAGTCCGCCGCTATGTCGGCTGGTATCGGCACATCACCCTGGCCATGCTCGCCCACGCCGTCTTGGCCGCACTCGCAGCACAAGCCCAGGCCGGCGGGGAGGCAAAGGGGGCTGCAGAAACGGATCAGCCACCGTCCCGCTCACCGTGGCAGAGATCCGGCGGCTCCTGGACACTCTCCTGCCCCACCCACGAGCCGACCGCGATCCCATCACCCACGCACTGA